A region of the Peredibacter starrii genome:
ACCAAGACCTTTCTGAGCGAAGAAGAAATCAGCGATGTCTCTTGGATCAATCACCTCTTCCGTCTCAAAGTCATACGGGTAAGTGAGATTGACCTGATAACAGTTACCGTTTAATAAATGCTCTTGAATATGATTGAAAGCACTCTTGTACTCAGACCAGCTTGGGCGCTCAAGAGACTTAAGCGGAATGCTTTTCAGACGAGACTTAGGGGACTTCTTAAACTTTTTATCTTCGTATTCTATTTCAATCGCAAGCGGCGTGTTCTCATCTACGGTGTGGCCCAGACCCATGAGGATGAGACCCAAGTCATAATAAAAATGAAACACGGTTGGTGTCTTCATCTTGCCCTGTAGCTCAATGCCCTCTAATCGCTTTAAAAAAAGCTCCAGGCGATAAGTTTCAGGGAAACCAGTGATGAGATTAAGTCTCGTGGTACGGAAGTAAATGAAAGCGCTTTTCGGCCTCGAGAGTTCAAGAAAAGAATTTTCATTCCACTTGAATCTTGAATAGATCATTTACTGCTCAGTTTTTTGGGGAGCAAGATCAGCAAACTTCGTCTGCGAACCGATCCATGCTAATTCAACCGTACCCGGTTCACCGTTACGGTTTTTAGCGATGATGATTTCCGCGATACCCTTCTTAGGAGTCTGAGGATCGTAGTAATCTTCACGGTGAATCAGACACACGATGTTGGCATCTTGTTCAAGTGAACCAGACTCTCGAAGATCCTGAAGTTGCGGACGACGGTCAGTACGAGAAGCAGCGGTACGGTTAAGCTGCGAAAGTGCCACCACTGGAATTTCCAGTTCGTTGGCGAGCATTTTAAATCCACGCGAAAGTTCGGCAATTTCCTGTTCACGGTTTTGCTTCTTCACGTGCATTGGCATGATCTGTAAGTAGTCCACGATGATCATAGCTAGTCCCTGCTCCGCTTTTAATTTACGGCAGTAAGAACGAATATCCATCAGGTTCGTGGCACCAGAGTCATTGATATAAAGCTTTAAGTTTGAAAGCTTCTGAACGGCATTTGAGATTTGTCTCAAATCCATTTCATTAAATTCTTTGGTTTTGAGTTTTCTTGAATCCACACCTGCTTCTGACGAAAGAAGACGCATAGAAAGCTCGGCGTACATCATCTCGTAAGAGAACACCGCCACCGCCATATTGGTTTGCTTAGCGGCCGCCACCGCCCAGTTAAGTGCGAAAGCAGTCTTACCCATACCAGGACGAGCAGCAATAAGAACTAGCTGACCTGGTTGAAGACCAAGAAGAGATCTGTCGATGGAACCAAAGCCCGTCGATACACCCATGATTTCACCCTTAGCACGGGCCGGCTTTTCGAGTTCTTTTAAGTTCTCGTAAAGCGCCTGCTTTAAAGGGATCATTTTATTGTTTTTAGTTTGAGCAGTTAGTTTAAAGAAGCCAGCTTCCACTTCCTGCATGAAGTCTGCAACGTTACCAGTGAAGTTCGTTCCAGTTTGCATCACTCGAGTCGCAGTTCTCACCACTTCACGAAGCATGCTTTTTTCTTTGATCATCTGGGCATAGTATTCAACGTTCGCCGCAGAACCGATCTCATCACAGATGGCAACAAGAGCACCTTGTCCGCCCACTTTCTCAAGCTTTCCGTGATCGTTTAATTTAGAGGACACAGTCACGATGTCAAAAGGCATCGATTCCATGTGAAGGTCTTTAATGACCGAGAAGATAATTCCGTACTGAGGATGATAGAAATCATCCGGCATCAGGTTTACGTCCGAAATCTCATCGAAGCTTGAGTTGTCGATTAATAGACATCCAAGGAGTGCTTTTTCAGCGCTTAAATCGTGAGGAAGTTCGTTCGGTCCGGCCATGATGTCCCTAAAAATGAAAAAGGGAGGACTTTCGCCCTCCCTGATTTTGAGTCAGATTACTCTGCGTTTGCAGCAGCTTCTGCTTCAGCAGCAGCAGCGGCCTTAGCAGCTTCAGCTTTAGCTTTCTTCTCAGCGTTACGCTTTTGAGCTTCAGCTTGTTCTTTCTTAAGTTGTTCTGCCATAGCAGCATCGATAGCAACTTTAAGATTGAATGTAGCTACAACGTCGTTGAAAAGTTTAGCTTTAACTTCGTAAGTCCCTAGAGACTTGATCGAACCATCGAAAGAAAGAAGACGACGCTCAACAGATACGCCAGCTTTTTCAAGTTCTTTAACGATGTCTAGAGATGTAACAGCACCGAAAAGGCGACCGTTAGATCCAACTTTTTTGATAAGTTCAACAGTGATACCATCAAGTTTTTTCTTGATTGCAACAGCTGCATCTCTTTCAACAGCAATTTTCTTAGCAAGAGCTTTTTGCTTATCTTTAAGAATGTTTGAGTTCTTATCGTCAGCAAGTAGAGCTAGCTTTTGTGGGAATAGGAAGTTACGAGCGAAACCGGCAGATACGTTAACGATCTCACCGATTGTTCCTAGAGACTTCACCTTTTCTGTAAGGATGACTTTCATATTGTTCTCCTAAAAATTAATCTTCAGTTTTACGTTTTACAAAATACTTTCTGAAATCAAACCAATTATCAAATAAACCGGCGACTGCGATGAGGTAGTTTGCCATGAGGATGATAATCATCACGATCAACGTACGGAAGAAGCCCATAATCCCTAAGAAGTTAAGCAGGTCACTTAGAACACCAAAGCCCTGGAAGAAATAAAAAATTCCAAGACACTTAATGATCGTCATTCCCACTGTTTCAAGGGAGCTGAAAGATCCAATTCCAAGATCATTTCCCCAAACCGCAAGTACCAGACCTGCAACAAGAAGAACTACGAACCCGAAAGGAACCTTAAAGTTTAATAAGTTTCTCTCGTCATGCGGATAATCGTTTCCAGAAAGTAAAAGCCTGCGGCTTTTAAGAACCAGGAACATATTGAACCAAAGCATGATAAAAACACCCATGAAGAAGTAACTTGGAAAAGAGTCCACCATTTCTTTTGCCAGTAGATCTGGACGATCTAATAACTGAAGAACTTGAACGGCCTCTTTATCTGTACTTTGTTCAATGGCCTTTTTCTGCTCGGCAATTTTATCCGAACTTTTCTCAATCTGCTGAATGATAAATTCGCTAGGAGTGAGATTATAAGACTTCAAAGTAAAACCAAAACCAGCGGCAACTAACAGAATAAAACTTAGTCCGAAAGTAACCATGCCCTTAATCGGTGAAACACCTCTTAGGACGATCTCAGCAATACCAAGTCCAAAAATAAACACGCCAACGTAAAAACCAAACAACGTCAAATCTCTGTAAACCATCAGGGCGAACAGGAAACTAATAATGAGTCCGGCCACACCTATTAAATACCCCTTCACTCTTCCATAAAGAATTGTGGCAAGGGCCAATGGAAACGGAGCGAACACCGCCATGATGAAACTAATACACAAAATCACTGAAGATGCGCCTAAAAGGAGCAATCTACCTGTGGAAAGTTGTGGCGTTTGCATCACTTGAGCATTCATACCAGTTTAAAATCCCAAATTAACGAGCAGTTTCGTTAGATTGGTAGCTGATAAGAAGCATGTTACGACCGCGCTTAATAGCTTCGTTTGCACGACGCTGGAAAGTCGGTGTAAGGCCTGTGATGCGAGCTGGAGAAATTTTTCCGAACTCGTTAACTAGCCATGAGTAAGACTTAGGGTTTTTCCAGTCTGGTGAAGACTTAGTTGCAGAGAAGTAACAAGACTTGCGCTTAGAGTGCATTTTCTTGTCTTTATCGTCTGAACCGCCGAACTCGTCACCTTCAACTTGAGCAGCTTGAGTGTGATTAGGGTTCTTGTACTCTTTAACGATATCAGCTTGGTGCTTATCTTCACCTAGCTTGATGATCATGTGACGTACAAGGTGTTCGTTAATACGGAACTTACGCTCGATTTCTGCGTTAAGGTTACCAGCACCTTTGTACATGAAATAGTGGTAAGCACCTTTCTTAAGACCTGATTCTGTTGGTTGAGCGAAAGTCTTCACTCCCCATGAATCGTTAACTAGAACTTCTGCACCGAACTCTTTGAAAGTTTCAGCAAGAGAGTTCTTGATGGAAGCTACAACTTCCTCAGATGCGTCAGGGCGAACGACGAAAGCCGTTTCGTAGATCATATTTCCTCCTGGATTATAATTAAGCCCGTAAGACCATTCCTACGAGCGAGATGAAATACTTAATATGAATGTCCGAGGGAAAATAACACAAAGACCCAAGATTTGGCCATTTCTTTCTCTCTTGAACTTGTTTTCCGGCTCCTCTGAGGAAGGAATAGATTCAATAACTTAAGGCATCGCATCATTTTGCTCAGATTTAAAACCCTCCCTAGGATCGTCTTGGCCCCAGTTTCCCTCTTAATTGTTATAACTTCTTGCAGCCTATTGTGAGAATTCCTCCTTCGTTGATAAAAACAAAAAGATCGCTTCAAAAATCTGGGAGGATAAATGAAGAAATTTCTACTCACGCTGGTAGTGGCGTTCTCCGCGTCTGCTTCTTTCGCTCAATCAGGAATGTCGGCGGCTCAGGTTTGTCAGAGAATTGCCGAGGTCAGTGGTTCAAATGGTTCAGTTTGTGCTCAGCTCATTGCCCGCAATCATTTTGATCAAGGCGCCTTAGATCTTGCTTATCAGGTTCTTCCTCAAGGTAGTTCATACGCAGTGGGAGTTTTAAATGCCACTGCCAACCGCCGTTTTGAAATTGAAGCAGGCCAGGCCTGTTCAACTATTTCATCCATCAGTGGTTCAAATACAGTTGCTTGTGCGACGGCCGTTGTTGATAAAAGAATCTCACCAGAGCTGGTTCGTATTGTAAGACCGCTGGCCGCTCAAGGGAGTAGCTATGTCGTCGGTGCAGTTCAGGCAGGTGCAGATACTTACCTTTATTCTCCACTGGCGGATGTCTGTGTGGCGATGGCAAGTGTAAGCGGATCAAATACAGTCGCCTGTGTTTCTACCATTGCAAATAAAGTAACTATGAATCAGTCAGAACAAGTATGTCGTACGGCCCTTAACAATGGGAGTTCATACGCACTTCAGTGCCTTCGCGGCATCGTTCTGGATTACACACCAGTTCCAGAACCAACTCGTGTGATGGTTGAACTCTACCAGCTTCAAGATCTAAGACGTTCCCTTTCAAAAGCACGCTCAATGCTGGATCGCGGGATGATTGAAAATGCTCGTCGTACAATCGACGATGCTCTCATCCAACTTGATTACATGACAGCTCCTACTCAACAGTAAATTTTAAGTTTTCTTTAACCGGTCTCACGCGAGACCGGTTAATATTTCCCCACATCCCATCTAATATTTCTTAAGTTTGGGCTTTTGCTTTTCCCTATTAAATTTAATGTATGAAATTTTTTTTATGCATTCTATTACTGTTGGGAGCAATCTCGGCCCGCGCTGATTTTGTGGCCGGAATTGGCCTTGAAGGGTCTACCAGTGGCGAAAGTAACAGAGGTGAATTCAGACATAACTCCTTATTTGGTGTCCGAGGAGATTTTGAAATTGGTTTCAAGTATTTGACCCTCCATTTATCCGGGGCCTATAGTTTCGGAACCGCAGACTCAGACTACCAACTCACCGATCCAAACAACGCCAGTAATACAGCAACTGCTGAAGGACTAGAGACGACTCTTGGACTACTTCGCTTGGGAGTTGGTGCCAGATTAATGCTTATACGCTCACAGAGATTTCGTTTCTTCGCCGGAGGCGGTGGACTCTACGGTGCCCTCGCCTTGATGTACGACAAAGATGAATATTACTGGAAAACCGGTTCAACCAATGGACTTAAATCAACTGAGGCGCAAGCACTCAAGGGCAGTTATCTCGAAGCTGGCATGGATTTCATCTTTACCAAAACCGTAGGGATGAGACTTCTTTATCAAAAAACATTCCTTCAAACTGACGCTTTTGAAACTCTCAATAACAAAGAGCTCGATCTACAAACAAATTATTTTTCACTCAACTACATTCAATACGTTGATACAAAGTGGTAAAAGGAGAAATTATCATGAAAAGAATTTTAGGAAGTGTGCTGGTCATGATTGGCCTCATCTTCCCTCACCTTTCACAGGCCGTTGACCGCAGTTCAGGTTGTGGACTAGGAAGACAGATCGCCCCAAGAAAAACATTGTTCTCTACATCTACTGCTGCGACAACTGATGGTGTATCATGGCCGACTCAACCTTCGGCGATGACCTCTGGAACTTCGGGTTGCGCTCCTCACGGTTTATTAATCGAGGCCAGCAAAAGAGAACATTTCATCTCTACTAATATCGCAGCCATCAAACTTGAAAGTGCTTTGGGTAAAGGTGAACACCTGGCGGCCCTTGGACAATTTTATGGATGTGGTGGCAGTCAGGAAGCTTTCGCTCGCACGATGAAGTCAAACTATTACTCGGTCTTTAAAACATCAGATGCTCAGACGATTAATCAATCCATCACTGGCCTAGGATGTGCACTATGAAATATATCCTCGTAGCTTTGATCGCATTGCAAGTTTCAACAGTATTTGCTGATAACAGTTCTGGCTGTGGAATGGGCTGGAAAGTGACGAAGAGTATGACGACATCAGGTTCTTCAACTCGTACCACGACTAATGGCACGTTCTCGAATACTTTTGGTATGACTTCCGGGACAAGCGGTTGCGACTATCACTCACTCGTTCTTCAGGACAAAAACAAATTACATTTCATGGAATCAAATCTTATTCCTATGAAATATGAAGTTGCTGTTGGTTCAGGCGAACGTCTGGATGCATTCGGAATGATGATGGGTTGTAAGCAGGAAAGCCTGGGTCATTTCAAATCAGTTATGAAGAAAAACACTCCTCAGATTTTTGGTCACAATAATTCTCCATCTGTTATCATTGAAGAGATGGAGAAAATTATTTCTACTGATTCATCGCTAGGTGTTGGCTGTTTAATCTAAAATTTCTTTCAATCATCATATTATTAGGGATCTGCTCCACATCCGGAGCAGATCCTATTTCATTTCATGAGAGATGGAAGAAACTATATTATCCAGAACTCAAGAGCGATCCCGGGTTTTATTTCACAGATGAGCCTCACAAGGCAGAAAAAGAAATTGCGGCGGCCAAAGTTCTTTTTAAATCTGAGGTGCATTTCAACACTGATCAGCATCCTCAATGTAAGTTCCCTGCCCGTTTCAAATTATTAAAAGAGAACTCTACGGAAAGTTTTCCGACTTCAAAATGCCCAGCTTATGACGAATGGCTCGCGACCCTTGACCCACAAGGCGCCTCGCTCGTATTTGCCGGCAACTATCCGGACAATCCTGGCTCGATTTTTGGACATACTTTTTTAAAAGTTAAAACCAGTTCTCATTCAAGATTACAATCCAAGGGGAAACAGCATTCAGAGATTCTGGATTACGCCCTTAACTATGCGGCCGCAGTGGATGATACTGGCAGCTTTATGTATGCCATGAAGGGCATCTTCGGAGGCTACTACGGTTTTTTCTCCATGGATCCCTACTACGTTAAAATTAATGATTATAGTGAAGGTGAAGGAAGAGACATTTGGGAATATGAACTGGCATTCGACCAAAAAGACGCTCAGTTCCTGCTCGCTCACTTCTGGGAAGTCAGATATCAGGCCAAGTTTAAATACTACTTTTTAGATGATAATTGCTCGTTCCTGGTTCTAAAATTGATCGATGCGACCAAACCTGAATGGAAAGTCGTCACATCAGATCCTCCCTACGTGATCCCAATCGAAACGGTTAAAGAGCTCAAAGAATTTCCAGGAGCGATTAAATCAACTCATTACAGACCTTCGGTCAGAAAGAAGGCCGAAAACTCTTACAAGAACCTGAATCCAATTCAGAAGCATGAAACGATTAAACTTCTTCATCACGAACTTAGCCCGGCCAAGATTACGGATGCGAACGTTCTCAACACCGTGGTCCTCTCCCTTTTCTCTAAACGCAGTAAAAATAATGGGGCACTTTCAACGGAAGATAAGTTACTTCAAGATGGTACCTTGATTCAACTTTCAACTCTGGATACTTCTAAACTAACAAGTGAGGTCGAAAATCAAGGTGACCCCTCGAAGAGTCACAAAGTTAAACAAGTGGGACTTGGATTTGGGTATCAGCAGAAGGCCTATGGAGAACTTAGCTTCAGACCCGGTCTTCACGATATGACGGACTTTCAGCGTGGTTATCTGGATTATTCGGAATTAGAAGTCGCAGATATTCATGCTCGTATTAAAGAAGACCAGTTCACCATTCATAACATTGATCTATTTAATTTGGGTCTCTATCGCCCAACCTCTCTTCAGGAAAATTCCTTTTCATGGAGAACTCGCTGGGCCTATCAAAACCAATCACAAATTTTCTGTGAGTTTTGCAAGAGTGTTTATGGGGAAGCGGCCGTTGGCTACGCCTACCATCTTTATCCCAAGCTCCTTACCTACATCATGTTTGGTGGTTTCTTGAATGCCGGGGCCATTGATACTCATGAACTAAAGTCTGGAGGAATGAGTGAGATCGGAACGATCTCCAATTTCACAGAAAAAACCAGGCTATTATTTGCCATCTCTTCCTACTTAAATCTCACGAATACTACTTCTGGGAGAACACTCTACAGAGTCTCAGTCCAGGGAACTTACAACATTGATAAAGACATTGATGTGAATCTAACTTCACACTCAGGACTTCAGTTATCTGGATCCGAGAAGTTTGAAAGTGACGTTCAGGCCTCAATTGACTTCCATTTTTAGACTGACTAACTTTTAGACACCAATCAGAATCCTACTCTTTGGGCCCTTTTTACGGGGCCTTAAAATCCATTCCCCCTAGTGCCTAAAGATTTGACAGCAGGGTCAAATTTACAAGCGCTCGCCCTCTTAACCCGTTCCTCACATAAGATTAGGTCATATTTATTAAGGAGTTTTTCATGAAAACGTCATCAATGGTTCTGGCCTGTCTTGTGCTTGCCTGCTCTTGCTCGAAAGTAAAAGAACTTGATAAGCGCACGCAGAACATGGAGAAGGCAACTGAAACCATGTCGACCACAACTGATGACATGAAAGAAACGATGGCGAATATGTATCAGCAAATTCGCTCTAAAGAGGCGGAAGATACCCGTGATGAAAAATTCACAATCCTTATGGACGACAAGGCCGACATGGGAACAAGAGTGACTGCGGCCGGTGTTTTCTTTAAATCACTTGAATTCCAACTTTGGACAGATAACGGAACATATGACAGCGAACATACACGTAACCTTCTTTACGTTGATGCTGCAAACGAATTTACTCGTCGCATTTGTGATCTTTATACTCACATCAATGTGAAGAAAATGAGCCCAACAAAAGACGGTAACGAATACGAAAACTCTTTCTATGCTCTCGCTGCGGCCATGCATATGAATCACCATCTCCAGGAAGAAACGGCGGCGAAAGATTCTAAAATGAAAGTGACTTCATTTTATGATCTGGTAAAGCAAGCATTAATCAACGAACAAAAAGGCAATCGCCTCGCTGAACATGAGGAAATCCTTCTTCAAGGAGTCAACCGTGAAATCATGGTTGAGCTAATCAAAGCACGTGTAGACATCATGTCTGCCCTTGCTCTTAAAAACCTGACTGACAAACGTGAGATGACAATCGGCCAAAAAGCCAAAGGTCTTCTCTTTAAGGTTACCGGTGGACGTTTTGGTTCAATTGATCTTCCAGAACTTTTTGATAAATCAAACGATGCCACAAAAATTTATACTGAAAAGTATCTTGATGGTGCTTTAAAGGCGAAGCGCTTTCTCTCACAAATTGGAGTTGAGAAGCACCTTGAGAAGACCCTTCAATCTGCTTACAAGAACATTGATTTCAATGAGAAAAATTCTGATCTTAAGAAAGATGAAGAACCTGCTCAGGACAAGAGAAAAATGGCAATCAAGGCCATGATCACAGAACTAATGGAATAAAGACATGCGAATTCTTTTAACTTTCACTCTCCTCTTTTCTTTGAATGCTCAAGCAATGAGCGAATCAAGATACTTCGAGCGGCCACTAAGCTGTCCGCTCCGTTTCTCTTCTCTGACCACTCTAAGAGACCAGGTTCAAGTCCTGGTGGCGTCCCTCGGAAATGGTTGCACGAAGGAAAATCAACAGGCGATCAACTCGCTTAATTCCAATGTGGCCAACCTTGAAGGGATTTATAACAGCTACAGTAGCTATAATACCAATGGCAGTAACACTACCGCCCAGTACGCTAAAAACGTGGGCCAGGTTTTGGGAAACATCAATCTCATAACATCGAACAATGCTTGTTTCTACGACATTAAGTCTCGGGGTGTGTTGCCGGTACTGGGTGACGTGATCATGAGTGCTTCGCAATTGGGACTTCTGGTTCCAAGTGCTACCGGTACCATCATCGCTGCCGGTGGTTTTATCGCGGGCTCAAGTTTAAAAATCATCAATGAACTGGTGAAGAAAAAATTCAACTTCAATAAGCCGGAAGAGCGCCGTGCTTTTATTCAACTCAACTGTGCTTTCTTTGATAGCCGCAGACTGATGGAAGAATCAGGAATTTTTAACCCTGAGACCGAAGAGTTCCGTGAGGACATTGTCAATCAACTCCGTCGTGAGAGAGTTGAGCTTTTAAAACTTCAAAAGAAGCAAGAGTCGGACATTAAAGAGCTGGATGAGATGCTGACCTTAGTAATTAATAACCTTCCAGGTGTGGAAGACAAAAACCTTGATCCGGTACTGGCACGCACTTTTGATGAAGTGACGACGGCCTTGGCCTTTAAGCCCGCTGATTATTCGCAGAAGCTTCGTCAGGTGACTTATCTCAATGAGCGCATTAATAAACTCATTGATGGCTCGCAGAAGCTTGTACTGGAGACCAAAGCCGAACCAGCAAGACAACTTCTTCTCTCAAGTCTTTTGAAAATTCAAGACGATCTCGTTCCAAACGGTAAAGCTTGGAGCAGCACGATTGATGATTATGAGATGAATGTACGCGGACCACTCATGGCCTTTATTGGCCCGGTAAGTGATGCATTGAAGAAGGAACTTGCCTCGCTTGAATCTGAACTCGTCGTGAATGATTTAGGTGCTAGTAAGGACATTACTCGCCTTAGAATTAGAATCAAAGAAGGCAAAGACGCTTCTTGGGGAATTGCCCTTCGATTAAGCTCACTTGATGCAAAAATCACCTCACTTGATAATAAATATAACTCAAGAATTTTTTCCGATCAGGATGAGGGAACTTCAAATGCAGTCGAACTTCTGGATTACTACAGAAAGCTTCAAAGCAGTATTCTTGGTCGCGAAGGAAAAGATTATTTGAAGAATGCGATTAAGGTTGGCTTCAATATGAAGGAAGGTCTCGAACATCAACTTTCATTGTTCAAGAGCACAACTAATCAACGCGAAAGATGTTCGGCCGCAGAGAAGACGCGTTTCGCCTGGACCCAGTACCGTTACAAAATCCAGGAAGTGCATGACTTCGTGGCCACGAACCTGGATCTTTATCGTTCAAGTTTCCGAATTGGAAAAGAACGTCAAAAACGTGCGACGTCTTATGTTCTGGCCCAAATTGATTCGGTTGAAGACTTTCTGAGTGACAAACGACCAGCAGACGAATCCGCTGGTTATTTGATGAAGGATGTAGCTAATAAAGTAAAAGATGTAGAGATTCTACTCCACGCCTCTGGATGTTTTTAATTCTCAGGGGCGTAGATCTCATATTGTTCAGCGTGATAGTTGTTGTCAGCACGAACGAGAAGCGTTTTATTGTGAGTTTCTTCCAGTACTTCGATGATTCCGAAATCCTCAGAAGATAGTTTTGCACATACTTCAGGGTGAGCGAAGATCGTGATCTTCCCTGCACTCGTGCGCTTCATGACTTTCTGAAGTTCACGAATCACTTCAAAACTCACTGTCTCAACCGACTTCACGCGGCCCACACCCTCACAATAAGGACATGGCTCACACATCGTACGGATAAGAGTGTCGCGTGTACGTTTACGGGTCATCTCAACCAGACCAAGACCAGAGATCGGAAGCACGTTTGTTTTCGAGCGGTCCTTCTTCAGGGCCTCAAGCAGTGACGTATAGACCTGAGTGCGGTGTTCTTCTTTTTCCATATCGATGAAATCGATAATGATGATCCCGCCGCAGTTACGAAGACGTAATTGATAAACGATTTCTTTTACGGCCTCGAGATTTGTTTTAAGAATAGTTTCCTCAAGGGTCTTCTTCCCTACGAACTTACCGGTGTTCACGTCGATTGAAACCAGAGCTTCCGTCTGATCGATATTGATTGAACCACCAGACTTTAAGAACACCTGATTTGAAAGAGCTCTTTCGATCTCGATATCAATTCCGTAGTGCTCAAAAATCGGTAATTCACCGTCGTAGAACTTAATCTTTGCTTTATGATGAGGGATAAAGCGCTGAATGAATTTCTCAATCTGCTTCACAGATGATTTTGAGTCAGCAATTAGGTTATCAACGTCCTCATCCATAATGTCACGAAGAGCACGTTGGATGAATGAAAGATCCTGGTGAAGTTCAACCGGGGCCTTCGCCTTCTCCATTTTCTTCTGAACGTCTTTCCAGATTTTCACCAGATTGTTGTAGTCGTTCTTCAGAACTTTATAACTTTGAGTTTCGGCCACAGTACGAGCAATGACACCCACACCTTCAGGACGGATTGAATCCAGGATG
Encoded here:
- the dnaB gene encoding replicative DNA helicase, translating into MAGPNELPHDLSAEKALLGCLLIDNSSFDEISDVNLMPDDFYHPQYGIIFSVIKDLHMESMPFDIVTVSSKLNDHGKLEKVGGQGALVAICDEIGSAANVEYYAQMIKEKSMLREVVRTATRVMQTGTNFTGNVADFMQEVEAGFFKLTAQTKNNKMIPLKQALYENLKELEKPARAKGEIMGVSTGFGSIDRSLLGLQPGQLVLIAARPGMGKTAFALNWAVAAAKQTNMAVAVFSYEMMYAELSMRLLSSEAGVDSRKLKTKEFNEMDLRQISNAVQKLSNLKLYINDSGATNLMDIRSYCRKLKAEQGLAMIIVDYLQIMPMHVKKQNREQEIAELSRGFKMLANELEIPVVALSQLNRTAASRTDRRPQLQDLRESGSLEQDANIVCLIHREDYYDPQTPKKGIAEIIIAKNRNGEPGTVELAWIGSQTKFADLAPQKTEQ
- the rplI gene encoding 50S ribosomal protein L9; the encoded protein is MKVILTEKVKSLGTIGEIVNVSAGFARNFLFPQKLALLADDKNSNILKDKQKALAKKIAVERDAAVAIKKKLDGITVELIKKVGSNGRLFGAVTSLDIVKELEKAGVSVERRLLSFDGSIKSLGTYEVKAKLFNDVVATFNLKVAIDAAMAEQLKKEQAEAQKRNAEKKAKAEAAKAAAAAEAEAAANAE
- a CDS encoding DUF2232 domain-containing protein, whose protein sequence is MNAQVMQTPQLSTGRLLLLGASSVILCISFIMAVFAPFPLALATILYGRVKGYLIGVAGLIISFLFALMVYRDLTLFGFYVGVFIFGLGIAEIVLRGVSPIKGMVTFGLSFILLVAAGFGFTLKSYNLTPSEFIIQQIEKSSDKIAEQKKAIEQSTDKEAVQVLQLLDRPDLLAKEMVDSFPSYFFMGVFIMLWFNMFLVLKSRRLLLSGNDYPHDERNLLNFKVPFGFVVLLVAGLVLAVWGNDLGIGSFSSLETVGMTIIKCLGIFYFFQGFGVLSDLLNFLGIMGFFRTLIVMIIILMANYLIAVAGLFDNWFDFRKYFVKRKTED
- the rpsF gene encoding 30S ribosomal protein S6; translated protein: MIYETAFVVRPDASEEVVASIKNSLAETFKEFGAEVLVNDSWGVKTFAQPTESGLKKGAYHYFMYKGAGNLNAEIERKFRINEHLVRHMIIKLGEDKHQADIVKEYKNPNHTQAAQVEGDEFGGSDDKDKKMHSKRKSCYFSATKSSPDWKNPKSYSWLVNEFGKISPARITGLTPTFQRRANEAIKRGRNMLLISYQSNETAR
- a CDS encoding DUF3015 family protein translates to MKRILGSVLVMIGLIFPHLSQAVDRSSGCGLGRQIAPRKTLFSTSTAATTDGVSWPTQPSAMTSGTSGCAPHGLLIEASKREHFISTNIAAIKLESALGKGEHLAALGQFYGCGGSQEAFARTMKSNYYSVFKTSDAQTINQSITGLGCAL
- a CDS encoding DUF3015 family protein, giving the protein MKYILVALIALQVSTVFADNSSGCGMGWKVTKSMTTSGSSTRTTTNGTFSNTFGMTSGTSGCDYHSLVLQDKNKLHFMESNLIPMKYEVAVGSGERLDAFGMMMGCKQESLGHFKSVMKKNTPQIFGHNNSPSVIIEEMEKIISTDSSLGVGCLI
- a CDS encoding Lnb N-terminal periplasmic domain-containing protein, with translation MHFNTDQHPQCKFPARFKLLKENSTESFPTSKCPAYDEWLATLDPQGASLVFAGNYPDNPGSIFGHTFLKVKTSSHSRLQSKGKQHSEILDYALNYAAAVDDTGSFMYAMKGIFGGYYGFFSMDPYYVKINDYSEGEGRDIWEYELAFDQKDAQFLLAHFWEVRYQAKFKYYFLDDNCSFLVLKLIDATKPEWKVVTSDPPYVIPIETVKELKEFPGAIKSTHYRPSVRKKAENSYKNLNPIQKHETIKLLHHELSPAKITDANVLNTVVLSLFSKRSKNNGALSTEDKLLQDGTLIQLSTLDTSKLTSEVENQGDPSKSHKVKQVGLGFGYQQKAYGELSFRPGLHDMTDFQRGYLDYSELEVADIHARIKEDQFTIHNIDLFNLGLYRPTSLQENSFSWRTRWAYQNQSQIFCEFCKSVYGEAAVGYAYHLYPKLLTYIMFGGFLNAGAIDTHELKSGGMSEIGTISNFTEKTRLLFAISSYLNLTNTTSGRTLYRVSVQGTYNIDKDIDVNLTSHSGLQLSGSEKFESDVQASIDFHF
- a CDS encoding Rne/Rng family ribonuclease, encoding MAKELVVNQTHSESRIALIENGEILDFLIERHSPKNESAPIVGNIYLGRVLRVLPGMQSAFIDIGQERAAFLYVDDAYLPTLEEQREMQSRIETTEANTKRLGEVIPDEFSTLTETVDMKFRPDVKIQDFLKEGDEIVVQIAKEPISTKGPRVTRHITLAGRHIVYMPFIEHTGVSRRIESEEERKRLKDILDSIRPEGVGVIARTVAETQSYKVLKNDYNNLVKIWKDVQKKMEKAKAPVELHQDLSFIQRALRDIMDEDVDNLIADSKSSVKQIEKFIQRFIPHHKAKIKFYDGELPIFEHYGIDIEIERALSNQVFLKSGGSINIDQTEALVSIDVNTGKFVGKKTLEETILKTNLEAVKEIVYQLRLRNCGGIIIIDFIDMEKEEHRTQVYTSLLEALKKDRSKTNVLPISGLGLVEMTRKRTRDTLIRTMCEPCPYCEGVGRVKSVETVSFEVIRELQKVMKRTSAGKITIFAHPEVCAKLSSEDFGIIEVLEETHNKTLLVRADNNYHAEQYEIYAPEN